In one window of Gemmatimonadota bacterium DNA:
- a CDS encoding histidine phosphatase family protein gives MSPAGRLCAPALAACLLLPVSLTAQAATVILVRHAEKAAPSGDPPLSAPGQARAAALGAALVDFPVTTIITSEYRRTRETAAPLATARGLVPVVVAARSGADSNAAAVARALGAVPAGTAALVVGHSNTLGPIIAALGGPVLPDPCDGEYATLFVLELPPDGAPRLLRARYGAPDPPGAGDCHPAPPS, from the coding sequence ATGAGCCCGGCCGGTCGGCTCTGCGCGCCCGCGCTCGCCGCGTGCCTCCTCCTGCCCGTCAGCCTCACGGCGCAGGCGGCCACGGTGATCCTCGTCCGCCACGCCGAGAAGGCGGCGCCGTCCGGCGACCCGCCCCTCTCCGCCCCGGGCCAGGCCCGCGCCGCGGCGCTGGGCGCGGCCCTGGTGGACTTCCCGGTCACCACGATCATCACCTCGGAGTACCGCCGGACCCGCGAGACGGCCGCTCCGCTGGCCACCGCGCGGGGGCTGGTACCGGTGGTCGTGGCCGCGCGGAGTGGCGCCGACAGCAACGCCGCGGCGGTGGCGCGGGCCCTCGGCGCGGTGCCGGCGGGCACCGCGGCGCTCGTGGTGGGGCACAGCAACACGCTCGGGCCGATCATCGCGGCGCTGGGTGGCCCCGTCCTCCCCGACCCCTGTGACGGGGAGTACGCGACGCTCTTTGTCCTGGAGCTCCCGCCTGACGGGGCGCCACGCCTGCTGCGGGCCCGGTACGGCGCCCCCGATCCGCCGGGCGCCGGCGACTGCCACCCGGCCCCGCCCTCCTGA
- a CDS encoding MOSC domain-containing protein — protein MRASIARVSIKGRVPGEVGLPKAAVPVLSVSPAGAAGDYNRYRMESLAGDPDQALLLVTEDLLATLNAAGWPVAPGDLGENVTLRGLAESALRAGVRLEADAVRLEVTKACVPCRELYTLPYVGTERGPAFLKAATGRRGWYARVLAGGELRPGDPVRLADA, from the coding sequence GTGCGCGCTTCGATCGCGCGGGTGAGCATCAAGGGGCGGGTGCCCGGCGAGGTGGGCCTCCCCAAGGCCGCCGTGCCGGTGCTCTCGGTTTCCCCGGCCGGGGCGGCGGGCGACTACAATCGCTACCGGATGGAGTCCCTCGCCGGCGATCCCGACCAGGCGCTGCTGCTCGTCACGGAAGACCTGCTCGCCACGCTCAATGCCGCCGGCTGGCCGGTGGCCCCCGGTGACCTCGGGGAGAACGTGACCCTGCGCGGCCTCGCGGAGTCGGCGCTGCGAGCGGGCGTGCGGCTCGAGGCCGATGCGGTGCGGCTCGAGGTGACCAAGGCCTGCGTGCCCTGCCGCGAGCTCTACACCCTGCCGTATGTCGGCACGGAGCGGGGGCCGGCCTTCCTGAAGGCCGCCACGGGGCGCCGCGGCTGGTACGCGCGCGTGCTGGCCGGTGGGGAGCTCCGGCCCGGCGACCCGGTCCGCCTGGCGGACGCCTGA
- a CDS encoding cupin domain-containing protein, translating into MSLPTPTSLLDELGQVREHWAPRVVAALNGQYLKVVKVQGEFVWHQHEAEDELFLIIKGSLRIQFGEGDVVLREGECLVVPRGVRHRPVALEECWLALFEPAQTAHTGEVQTDRTRSVAEQTAHLPTP; encoded by the coding sequence ATGTCCCTCCCCACCCCGACGAGCCTCCTCGACGAACTGGGCCAGGTGCGCGAGCACTGGGCCCCGCGGGTCGTGGCCGCGCTCAATGGTCAGTACCTCAAGGTCGTGAAGGTCCAGGGCGAGTTCGTCTGGCACCAGCACGAGGCCGAGGACGAACTCTTCCTCATCATCAAGGGCTCGCTCCGCATCCAGTTCGGCGAGGGCGACGTGGTGCTGCGCGAGGGGGAGTGCCTGGTGGTACCGCGCGGGGTGCGGCATCGCCCGGTGGCGCTCGAGGAGTGCTGGCTCGCGCTGTTCGAGCCGGCGCAGACGGCGCACACCGGGGAGGTCCAGACGGACCGGACCCGCAGCGTGGCGGAGCAGACCGCGCACCTCCCCACCCCGTGA